In a single window of the Streptomyces sp. NBC_00285 genome:
- a CDS encoding restriction endonuclease-related protein encodes MNAVPANEDGLPVHAADWSAHDGIPLMRTLASALTALDAETGLDSFTLPYPAEVQRALDRTVLACLERRAEPPTSLPDLLSWCRERPVADWPVDLPPDAVGPADLLLDPDSSRPTELCHEWAEQTRDSALVLRDREIIRAALRLCREYGEEEAYTEFRRLLVTRPVLTAAEEFAVSVDHVLDPVKELLRRIYQPVPDSYLRGDTYAVCGRCLTLLTPLLHGGGWWCERDRCRRLGPPPVGRRIQKEEAGGLLQLERPLRQFVTGPGRAEVELEARLTALGLRVRMWPAYDAYDVHITFADGWVWAVDVKDWAHPAFLGRAARPVPPEPRYDEAFWVVPRARADDRPGYVASFERNRPAAARDLLLLTDTELVARARARMKRTGTGRAQEDRDA; translated from the coding sequence GTGAACGCCGTGCCCGCGAACGAGGACGGCTTGCCCGTCCACGCCGCCGACTGGTCCGCCCACGACGGCATCCCGCTGATGCGCACGCTGGCCTCGGCACTCACGGCGCTGGACGCCGAGACCGGACTGGACTCCTTCACTCTGCCGTACCCGGCCGAGGTCCAGCGCGCCCTGGACCGGACCGTCCTGGCCTGCCTGGAACGGCGTGCCGAGCCCCCGACGAGCCTCCCCGACCTTCTGTCGTGGTGCCGGGAACGCCCCGTGGCCGACTGGCCGGTCGATCTCCCGCCCGACGCGGTGGGCCCCGCCGACCTGCTGCTGGACCCGGACTCCTCACGGCCGACCGAGCTGTGCCACGAATGGGCGGAACAGACCAGGGACAGCGCCCTCGTCCTGCGTGACCGGGAAATCATCCGGGCCGCGCTGCGGCTGTGCCGCGAGTACGGGGAGGAGGAGGCGTACACCGAGTTCCGGCGGCTGCTGGTCACCCGGCCGGTGCTCACCGCCGCGGAAGAGTTCGCGGTGTCGGTGGATCACGTCCTCGACCCGGTCAAGGAGCTGCTGCGCCGCATCTACCAGCCCGTTCCCGACAGCTATCTGCGGGGCGACACCTACGCGGTCTGCGGACGCTGCCTGACCCTGTTGACCCCGTTGCTGCACGGCGGCGGCTGGTGGTGCGAGCGCGATCGCTGCCGCCGTCTCGGGCCGCCCCCGGTGGGACGCCGAATCCAGAAGGAGGAGGCCGGCGGGCTGCTCCAGCTGGAGCGGCCACTGCGTCAGTTCGTGACCGGTCCTGGACGGGCCGAGGTGGAGCTGGAGGCGCGGCTAACGGCTCTCGGACTGCGTGTGCGGATGTGGCCGGCGTACGACGCGTACGACGTGCACATCACCTTCGCCGACGGCTGGGTGTGGGCAGTCGATGTGAAGGACTGGGCCCACCCTGCCTTCCTCGGCCGGGCCGCACGGCCCGTGCCTCCGGAGCCCCGGTACGACGAGGCGTTCTGGGTGGTACCCCGGGCCCGGGCCGACGATCGGCCAGGCTATGTCGCCTCCTTCGAGCGCAACCGCCCCGCGGCGGCCAGGGATCTGCTGCTGCTCACCGACACCGAACTGGTCGCCCGGGCCCGGGCCCGTATGAAGCGGACCGGGACCGGCCGCGCGCAGGAGGACCGCGATGCGTGA
- a CDS encoding PD-(D/E)XK nuclease family protein, which produces MTLYQPPPGTVGDTRLIRTSLPLLREDPQDCPRGNALRARPLVVQAPERPRGKPLEDFALGPVMRTLDLIEYEGMDPQAALRRLHRSTKCHPGHASWAEMAVSNYLAAREASETDRRELGRPATTAVHAQWTAIAQSPGDAPDERGATRYERTAWGRRYSSSDGSERELWLLSVNTVKEDRPLGEIAEAAAVTATGVPTRAAFGDIHRPVAGSTVPPRQVRVIGIGCGDGRHIVLADWDAGRTVHEFTLHAKPVLARVAEDDRLNPGSGCERCEGLTGCEQPPRVNGLIGVPGPRLPRKRRSVSATDLRVHSRCPAQFHLTRVLHLRSSEPESEPVRRGRAVDDWLNERHRQGSCDGATLPASLPGLSEAEQPPALAMLAQHLLDCPLDGLRPDEDVRVQPRLTAYDPELDVLLIADPDLLYTRSGGWIWHETKTASRRPWEGRELMETYPQLPFAVLLMAAGVPGGDPRRSLIELEMLYEGSSGCEEIDPGEPETQAEARRIIAELAGPWAVDETYAPKPGGHCAGCEMLGHCAVGRSHLEAR; this is translated from the coding sequence GTGACGCTTTATCAGCCTCCGCCCGGCACAGTCGGCGACACCCGGCTCATCCGGACTTCGCTGCCTCTGCTCCGCGAGGATCCGCAGGACTGCCCCCGGGGAAACGCCCTGCGGGCCAGGCCGCTCGTGGTGCAGGCACCGGAACGACCGCGCGGAAAGCCCCTTGAGGACTTCGCGCTCGGGCCGGTGATGCGCACCCTGGACCTCATCGAGTACGAGGGAATGGATCCGCAGGCCGCGCTGCGGCGGCTCCATCGCAGCACGAAATGCCATCCGGGTCACGCCAGTTGGGCCGAGATGGCGGTAAGCAACTACCTGGCCGCGCGCGAGGCGTCCGAAACTGACCGTCGCGAGCTCGGGCGCCCCGCGACGACCGCCGTGCACGCGCAGTGGACCGCGATCGCCCAGTCGCCGGGCGATGCGCCGGACGAGCGAGGGGCGACGCGGTACGAACGCACTGCCTGGGGGCGGCGGTACTCATCCTCGGACGGCTCGGAGCGCGAGCTGTGGCTCCTCTCCGTGAACACGGTCAAGGAGGACCGCCCGCTCGGGGAGATCGCCGAAGCAGCCGCCGTCACCGCCACCGGGGTTCCCACGCGGGCCGCCTTCGGCGACATCCACCGCCCCGTGGCGGGCAGCACCGTTCCTCCACGGCAGGTCAGGGTCATCGGCATCGGCTGCGGGGACGGTCGGCACATCGTCCTCGCAGACTGGGACGCCGGCCGGACGGTCCATGAGTTCACCCTGCATGCCAAGCCCGTACTGGCCCGCGTGGCCGAGGACGACCGGCTCAACCCCGGCTCCGGGTGCGAGCGGTGCGAAGGACTGACGGGTTGTGAACAACCGCCCCGCGTGAACGGTCTGATCGGCGTACCCGGACCGCGCCTGCCCCGCAAACGCCGCTCGGTCTCCGCCACCGATCTGCGCGTGCACTCCCGCTGTCCCGCCCAGTTCCACCTCACCCGAGTACTTCACCTCCGGTCCAGCGAGCCCGAGAGTGAACCCGTCCGAAGGGGGCGGGCGGTCGATGACTGGCTCAACGAGCGGCATCGCCAAGGGAGTTGCGATGGCGCCACTCTCCCCGCCAGCCTCCCGGGGCTCTCCGAGGCCGAACAGCCCCCTGCCCTCGCCATGCTCGCCCAGCACCTGCTCGACTGCCCCCTCGACGGACTCCGGCCCGATGAGGACGTACGTGTGCAGCCGCGCCTGACCGCGTACGACCCCGAGCTCGACGTGCTCCTCATCGCCGACCCCGACCTCCTCTACACCCGTTCCGGCGGATGGATCTGGCACGAGACGAAGACGGCCTCCCGGCGCCCCTGGGAGGGGCGGGAGCTGATGGAGACCTACCCGCAGCTGCCCTTCGCAGTCCTGCTGATGGCGGCGGGCGTGCCGGGTGGCGATCCGCGCCGGTCGCTGATCGAACTGGAGATGCTGTACGAGGGCAGCTCGGGCTGCGAGGAGATCGACCCCGGCGAGCCGGAGACGCAGGCCGAGGCGCGCCGCATCATCGCGGAGCTGGCGGGTCCCTGGGCCGTCGACGAGACGTACGCCCCGAAGCCGGGGGGTCATTGCGCGGGCTGCGAGATGCTCGGCCACTGCGCCGTCGGCCGGTCCCACCTGGAGGCCCGGTGA